AGGCTAGCTACGACCGCGTGTGGCTCATTCTCGAGGAGGAGGGTAGGGAGCCGAGGCGCTCCAGGTGGGCCCCCGAGTGGGGTGTTATCGTCGGCAACCCGAGGGATCTCCACGAGTCTAGGGTGATACGCCACGCGCTCGCCTACCCCCAGGATGAGGCCAGCATAGTGGCGTCTCTCGTCCTCGACCCGAAGCCCGGCGAGCTAGTCTTCGACCTGACGGCCGCGCCGGGCGGGAAGACCCTCCACATGGCCGCCCTGATGGGCAACCGTGGGAGGATAGTCGCGATCGACGTCTCTAGGCTCAAGGCTAGGCTCCTAGAGAGGAACGTGGAGAGGCACGGGGCGAGGATAGTGGAGGTTCGCGTGATGGACGCTAGGGAGGCGCCGCGCGTCTACGGCGAGAGCGTGGCGGATCGCGTGATGCTGGACGCGCCGTGCACGAGCAGCGGGACGCTGGCAAGGAACCCGGACCTCCGCTGGAGGATCACACCCGAGGAGGTGTACAAGATGCATAGGCTCCAGGTTGAGCTCCTAGAGGCCGCGGTTAGGCTTGCAAAACCAGGCGCCCGTATACTCTACGCGACGTGCAGCATCTTCCCCGAGGAGGGCGAGGAGGTCGTAAAGAAGATCCTAGAGAGGAGGAGTGACGTCGAGGTGGTGCCCCTCGAGGCTCCATTCGACCCGAGCCCCTGGCTAAGGGGCGCAATGAGAGCCTGGCCGCACCGCCACGGCACCATAGGCTTCTTCTACGCGCTCCTGGAGAAGACCAGGCGGTGAGACGCGGAGCACAGACCCGCGAATCCAATTGCCTCCCTCGCGGCACTGTTATACGGTGAAACGCCGGCTTTACTAGTCAAGCACGATGCTTACGGGAGGTAGTTGAGCAAGGCCCTAGCTTGTAACTTTATGCCTTGCTCACACATACTGAGCAACTTCTTACAAAGCACCCTGTCGGCAATAACTAACACTTAATGTAGGGTGTTGACGGGATGTCGCGTACCGGCCTCGCACTACTAGTAGGCATCATAATTGGCATCGGATTGATGCTCGGGTACACCTACCGCTGGGGCCAACCAACCCCAACAACCATCACGACAACCACCGAGAGCAGCATGACGCCGCATGGCCCCGGCCCACAGGGTCCACAGACGGGAGCAACCAGCGAGACGACCACCCCAATGGGGAGGCATGGTGGACCAGGAGGGCCGATGAGGGGCACAGCGGGTCCAGGCAGGGCACCATCCGACATGGGTATGGAGGTTCCGAGCACGTGCCTCGACGTTGGTAACGGGCAGCCCCCAGGCCACAACATAATGTGGCTCTTCAATAACCACGACGTGTTCCGTTACAAGCTGCTAGAGTTCCCGGAGAACAAGACACTCGTCTGGATAATCACCGCGCCCAGCCACGACGCCCTAGAAGTGCTAGTCAGCCACATCGAGCAGATGGAGTGTATCGTCGAGCACGGAGGCCAGCCGAGGCCGCACGACCCGCTCTTCAGGGTGGACGCGGCTATCACAAGCAAGTATGTTGACACGAAGATAGTCTGGCTTAACGACACGGCAGTCAAGATAATCAAGGTGGCCAAGAACGACTGCGCCTTCGAGGTCATAAAGCTACACGCGCAGGTTGTGAAGGGCTTCTTCGAGACCGGTAGGCTCGAGGCTATGAAGATACACGAGGTGCCACCCGAGGCCCTCCAGCTCTGCGCACCCTACCTCAACACCACCAGCGGGTAAGAAACAGCTACACAAACTCCACGCAACTAAACCCGTTTTTACGCCCCAGGGGCTCCACCCTCGTTCTACTCCAGCTCCACATTCCTGGTTTTCACGCCCCTCACGCGCTTATACAGAAACGATACACTTAGGAGCGTGTTGAGGGCGCTCTTGAACAAGTAAAGTTTTCCCGTTTCAAGCTTCTTGAGTATCTGTATCCCGTGGGGCTATGGCTTGACTCTACTAGAGGCTATTCGCCTACCTCGCAGCATTGCCCAACGCCTCCGTATTGAGGCCGAGAAGCAGGGTATGAGTCTAGAAGAGTACCTCGTGGAGCTTGCCACGCGGGACCTGGATCCGCCGGAGAGGGCGCGGGAATACATCGAGACAGCACGGGCGCTCCTGGAGCAGGCTCGCGAGGAGCTAGAGAGGGGCGACGTGAGACAGGCTGCGGAGAAAGCCTGGGGCGCGGCGGCACTAGCGGTAAAGGCCTACGCAGCCTGGAGGGAGGGAAGGCGGCTCACCAGCCACGGTGAGCTCTGGGAGTATACACTGGTGTTGCGCAAGGAGCTTGGAAAGTGGGTTAGTAGCGCATGGAACGCCGGTAACAGCATGCACACCTGCTTCTACGAAGGATGGTGCGAAAGGGAGCACGTGGAGGACGCGATAGAGGAGATAGAGAGGCTAGTAAAAACAGTCGAAGAGAAGATCAAAAAGACCCATACGGAAACATGACTGAGATAGTATTGATGTATATACGGGCATGCTCCTACAAGAAGCTGAAACTAACAAAAAAAAAAAAAAAAAAAAAAACAAAAAAAAAAAAAAAAAGACGTGATCTTGTCCAGGCGCAAGGGTGTGTATACAGAGTTGAGAGAAAAGGACGATTGATTAGTTAGCTGTGTGTTAGAGCTTGCCTAGCTCTCGGAGCTTAGCCTCGACTAGATCCGGAACTTCTGTTGGTACTCTTGCCACCGGTATCCCGGCCTCCTGTAGCACCCTCGCCTTCTCCTCGGCTGTGCCGCTCGACCCCATGACTATGGCTCCGGCGTGACCCATCCTCTTTCCTGGCGGCGCGTTGCGGCCCGCGACGTAGGCTACCAGCGGCTTCTGTATCTCGCCCCGCTTGTAGGCCTCTGCCAGCCTCTCCTCCTGGTCGCCGCCGATCTCGCCTATGACTACGACTAGGTCG
The Pyrolobus fumarii 1A DNA segment above includes these coding regions:
- a CDS encoding PaREP1 family protein; protein product: MTLLEAIRLPRSIAQRLRIEAEKQGMSLEEYLVELATRDLDPPERAREYIETARALLEQAREELERGDVRQAAEKAWGAAALAVKAYAAWREGRRLTSHGELWEYTLVLRKELGKWVSSAWNAGNSMHTCFYEGWCEREHVEDAIEEIERLVKTVEEKIKKTHTET
- a CDS encoding RsmB/NOP family class I SAM-dependent RNA methyltransferase; protein product: MTGRVFVTRFDLEVLLEALVEAERLRPAQYARRRVFARRGVAGGKARFLAAILASIWRMAGLLDESLGAAGIDVSMLDERGRSEARLTAYLLLREERCARDERCVRLLEELGGVAARVVEAWRAGRLELDEELLEYLVPRWLLERVKSLLPGEWRELLRAFNSAPPVSLRVNTLKASYDRVWLILEEEGREPRRSRWAPEWGVIVGNPRDLHESRVIRHALAYPQDEASIVASLVLDPKPGELVFDLTAAPGGKTLHMAALMGNRGRIVAIDVSRLKARLLERNVERHGARIVEVRVMDAREAPRVYGESVADRVMLDAPCTSSGTLARNPDLRWRITPEEVYKMHRLQVELLEAAVRLAKPGARILYATCSIFPEEGEEVVKKILERRSDVEVVPLEAPFDPSPWLRGAMRAWPHRHGTIGFFYALLEKTRR